Proteins encoded within one genomic window of Diceros bicornis minor isolate mBicDic1 chromosome X, mDicBic1.mat.cur, whole genome shotgun sequence:
- the LOC131400331 gene encoding histone H2B type 2-E-like, with protein sequence MDVARKKKPRRCCRRCLDGFTTNFPRVLKQVHEGLSRSQEALSIMDSFVKDIFECIADEAALLALFTKRSTISCREIQTAVRLLLPWETGKHAVSEGTKALVKYLSHR encoded by the exons ATGGACGTTGCAAG GAAGAAGAAGCCAAGGCGCTGCTGCCGCCGCTGCCTCGACGGTTTCACCACCAATTTCCCCAGGGTTCTGAAGCAGGTTCACGAGGGCCTGAGCCGTTCTCAGGAGGCCCTGAGCATCATGGATTCGTTCGTAAAGGACATCTTTGAGTGCATCGCTGATGAGGCTGCACTCCTGGCTCTCTTCACCAAGCGCTCCACCATCTCCTGCAGAGAGATCCAGACCGCTGTGCGCCTGCTGCTGCCATGGGAGACTGGCAAGCACGCCGTGTCCGAGGGCACCAAGGCCCTCGTCAAATACCTCAGCCACAGATGA
- the TMSB15C gene encoding thymosin beta-15C translates to MSDKPDLSEVEKFDRSKLKKTNTEEKNTLPSKETIQQEKECVQTS, encoded by the exons ATGAGTGATAAGCCAGACTTGTCTGAAGTGGAGAAGTTTGACAGATCAAAACTGAAGAAAACtaatactgaagaaaaaaatactctTCCTTCAAAGGAAA ctatCCAGCAGGAGAAAGAGTGTGTTCAAACATCGTAA